The following nucleotide sequence is from Zea mays cultivar B73 chromosome 1, Zm-B73-REFERENCE-NAM-5.0, whole genome shotgun sequence.
ACATAGCCGAGGGAAGAAAAATAATCCACATCGATCTGTTCTCAGGAGAGAAAAAATCGGTTTAGTAATCCCGTTCTGGAGCTGTCTGTTAATTTCTTCAATGGATCTAGTCCCACGTCCATACATAGGTAATTTTACAAAACATACCTATCTTGACCTTTCGAGCAACCATCATGCTCCTTCTGGTGGCCTTTGCTTGTCTGCAAATCTACCCAAAAGCCATTGAAATTAGATAATTTATTTTTCCTTATATTATGTTGTTTCATAGTTCTTTTATTTATGTACAAAAATGCATTTAAATTATCTAATGACACCTGTCGTGTGTGTGGAGGGGCATAAATAAGTTCGGCCTTTGAGAGATTGTTTCTATTTGACTCAATCAGTATGCAGATACAACCCAAATTTCTCACCATGTTTTCCTTGAGAATGCATGCTATAGGTTTTGTAAATAATATGCTTGCATATTTGTGCTATTTATTTATTCTTTAGACCTTGTGTTGTGTTTTTCATGTTTATCTGGCACCTGTTTCTACTAAACCGTGACATCAGTTATGGTACTATTGATATGATAAGCAGGGGAAAATCGATGCCAAGATGATGGATATCATGTTGATGAACTGAAACTGATTTCTTGGTAATATAACATTTTTTTGCCAATTAATTTTTATTCAACCTCTTCCAAACGTTCGCAAAAAGTTTGACTCCACTGATGCACAAAACTCTTTGCACTAACCAGATCCAATTACGAACCATTGAATTACCAGGACTTCTACACCATGATCTTGGAGAAAGGCAAAGAGATCTTATGTGCAGCAACTATCAAGTAATATTTTGATCATTATCAATCTTATGGACAAAATCACATGTCTTTTACCATTATCTAAAGATTGGCACAAATCCATCCATCCCCAAAATGTATTTGCATGCTCAAACTTTATAGTTGATTGTAACTTTCCATGATTTTTCAGACTAAATCTTATATTagttattttatttattcaagTAGATATTTCTATCTATGTAAAAATAATAATTGACtcaaataaataaattaaaaATTGTTCTATTGAACTCCCGAATtgaattttgaggtgttacatttTCTTCACGGATCTAGCTGTGTCCTTATGGCCGTGGAGGTTTTTGGGCACACACAAACTATCAGCGCCCGATACTGAGTAAATATTTTATAAATGTACTGAATTGAATTCTTATTTCATGTCCTTCAATGATATATGTCAGAGGATTATTTAGACTATCTCTAGGAGCGTTATTTATCCCACttcttattttaaacttcactatGTAAACTATACAATATATAGTGTAAAACAATATTTTCTAAGACCATATACACAATCTGCTGACCATATATAACCTTATAGAGGACATTACCTTTTTTATTTTCTATACAAGGTTAAAATACACTCGGACTATTTACTTTCAATTATCCATTTAAAAAAGAGTAATATAGTCGCTTGATTCTAAACTCAAGCTCTAGACTTTTTTTTGTTGTGTAGTCTTGGTTGAGGGGGCTTCGTATTCTACGAACGAGCTAAGTGATCGCATAGGTTTTGTCCTTCGAACATCGACGAAGAGTATCAAATAACTTTGTCCATTGTATTTGATTTTCGTGGTCTTGATAAGTGGTCCTTTTATCTTTGCTATTCCTTTGGCTTTACGATACAAACGACGTGATTTATGTAAATAGATATAACAAAGAAAAACTATGGAGCATTAGGGACTTTATTTATCCAAAGTCGAATCCCTAAGCGCAGTGATAGAATATTTGGTTTGAAGAATGATCTTATGCCAATTGAGACTGCATTATGTCTAGCGCTTAAACTTATGGAGAACGACTGAATTAAAGTGATATACTACTATaatacccgtgcgttgcgacaaCACACAAATTATTCGATATTTTTTTATGAACCACCAATATACTAAGTTTGCTTCTGAATTCCTTAATTTATAAAAATAATAACATGTAATTGGGATTGTTTTTGCTTCAAACCTGCTTTATTAACATTTGGTGATTTGGTTAACTATAAAACTTAATTTATAGCAGATAAATACACAGTGTTAAAATCAACCCAACAAACTATAGAATGATAATAACGGAAACTAGAAATGAAAATAATCTATTGTTTTTCTTTATTCACCACGTGCACATCTTTACAACGAATAAATACAACAAAGTCAATTACAAGCGCGAGAAACACCCCAACGGCCCATACGAGCCCCCTCAAGACAAAAGAGTTGAGCCCTAGCTCAGAAGCTCGTGTGCCCACTACCGTTCCGACTGTTTACTTCCTTGCTCACCTTTGGAACTAGAGCGGTGTGGCACGACTTCTGCGTGGGTGGGACAATGCGGACATACATGTCTTGGTGAGCCACCCTGCCCCTCGCCCCCTCCTACACATAGCCATTGTGGCTGTCCGCTACAACATATCGCGTCGACTCGAGGGCAACACCGCACCTCACAACCCTGTTCCACTCCAGACTGAGTGGGTACCATGACCTCGCCCAACAGCGTCATTCCTCTAGGGCGACCCCTGCATTAGCAGCAAGCAGATACATAGCCTAAAATGTAGCGATCTTCCTTGCCACTAATTTGAGTCACCCCTAAGACAGAGCACACAATTTTCCAAAAGAAAAAACAAGTGACTTATTTCAATTGAAAGATAATATTGTAGTAAGTACTGAGCCGGTTCTTTCCTAATCTCTAATTGAGCTCTAGAAAAATGTTCGAGGGGTCACAAATTAGGAAGGACTCGGTCATGGACAAAGAAAAGTTGATGAATTCAAAGAAGGAAGCAAAATATCTCACCTTGCCGTCACCAAATAAAAGGCGCAAGCCTCACATAGTTCTCTGTCTTGACGACCCGCCGCCGCTTCTGCCTCACCGTGTCGCCGCTACCGACGAACTCCATCAGGTAACTGTAGTTCTCCGACAGCTTTGCTTCCCACACGAAGTCCGCCCCCGCCGCGTTGCAGAATGCGTGGTTGAGCTACGCAAGACTGCAGATCTCTGGCAGGTTGAGCCTGAGCAGCACCTGGACGACTCAGAGTTCCGGAAGGTCGGTCAGTCCCACAGTAGCAGGCCCGATAGCTGCCGtcgcgactccgaccatcccaagCAGGACCGACACCCACGACCACATGCCCTCGCGccgcaccgtcgcgagacccagtAGTAGCAAGCAGATACACGACTGGCCTCCTCCTTGCGCGCAAGGTGAGCCTATCTCTGTGCTGGTGGGCGCCAAGATGAATCTGCTCCTCTGGTCATGCCGCAGGATTTATAACAGGTTTATGGTTGATTTCGACGAGATAAGCTACAGCTGACGGCCCGCCAGAGAGGTGTGAGAGTTTGTTACCACGGGCTTGTATAGATTGGGATGCCGAGGGATGCAGGCGGGCAATGCGAGAAGCGGGTGGATGGGATATGAGAGCAGATGGATGGGGATACAACGTTCTTGGATCCGGGACAACAATATACTGCGGGTTGTTAAAAAAATGAGGGAGTTTTTTGCAAATAAAAAATAACGtgagacgaccgttgaaactgttgCTTTAATATTGTAAAGATTATATTATTTTATTTCTCAAATCAAACAAAAAACAAAATGAGGAATTAAAAGACGATATGGACTATTCTGTTTTTTTGAACCAAATGGCCCATCAAAGTGACATTGATATATTGTTATTATATATTCTATTTCACAAATAAAGTAAAAACAAAATGAGGACAGGAATTTAAAAGACGACGGACTATTCTATTTTTTTGAACCAAacggtgaacaacatttcttaaACAAAAACTACTCTCAACATCATAATCCATCGGCTCGCTCGATTGACACGGGGTGCAACCGTGCAACTGCCTTGCTGTAATCTGGCTTTTAGACTCGTGCAGCACACACCACGCAGTCGGCCAATGCTATATAATCTGCACCTGCACCCCCAATCTCTTGTCCGTCGTCACCGTCACCACGTCTTCCATCTGATCTCCTCGCCTCGTCCCCAGCCTAGCCTAGGCAACGCAATCCGCCGTCGTCCAACTAATTCACTCGTGATGCCTGCCTCCGTAGAGCCTGCCGCCGCGGTAAAGACCGGCCTGAAGAGAAAGCGCATCGCCGTCGGGAGTTCGGAGCAGTACGAGTTCGAGGAGACCTGTCGCCTCGGCGCGGGTGCCTTCGGCGCCGTCTTCAAGGCGCGCCACCGTGCCACGGGCCAGATCGTCGCCGTGAAGTGCCACAGCGCAGCCGACGGCGACCTCACTATGGTGTTCCGCGAGGCGCGCTTCCATGAGGAGGCGTGCTGCGGCGGTGCCAACCCATTCGCCGTCAGCTTCCACGGCGTTGTCCGCGACCCGGGCACCTGGAAGAGGTACCTCGTCATGGAGTGCATGGAGACCAGCCTCCACGATCTTCTCCATCAGCGCCCCCGCGGGAGCCCGCCGCTGCCCGAGGCCACCGTGCGCGCCGCCATGTGGCAACTACTTACGGGCACCAAGAAGATGCACGAAGCCTGCATCATCCACCGCGACATAAAGCTACAGAACATCCTTGTCGGCGAGGGTCAGAGCGTCGTCAAGATTTGTGACTTTGGGCTCGCCATGTCCACCGACGAGTGGCTCCCGTACGAGCCGGTCGGCACGCTCTGGTACCAGGCGCCCGAGATGCTGCTGGGAAAGCCCGACTACGACACCAAGGTCGACGTCTGGTCGCTCGGCTGTGTCATGGCGGAGCTCGTCAACAACGGCAGGCCTCTCTTCCAGGGATCCCACGACGACGGGCAGCTCTGCGCGATCTTCGATGTGCTCGGCGTGCCTGACGACAGCACGTGGCCGTGGTTCTCGTCGACGCCATTCGCCACCGAGGTGATGCCGGAGCTGGACATGCAGCGGAACAACCACCTGCGCGATCTGTTCCCCGAGACGAAGCTGTCCACGGAAGGATTCCAAGTGCTCAGTGGCCTGCTTACATGCAACCCAAACAGGAGGCTGACGGCAGCCGCCGCGCTCAACCACCCATGGTTCGCCAAGGTCGACGATCTGGAGCTACCAAAGAAGAAAGAGAAGCTTGAGTCCATGTTGCCCAAGGGACACAAACGACGGAGGTTGCGTGCTGTGTACGTGTGAAGTGAAAAAAAATCGGGAACTATTAGGTACTAGAGTTAGTTTTGTTCCCAATATATATTTAGCAACTTGTTAATTAAACCTGAGTTTAGTGAGCATTTCTTTAGAGAACTAATGGTGACTACAGTGTTTTCCGGCCACTTGTGATTGTTCAAATTTT
It contains:
- the LOC109942176 gene encoding putative cyclin-dependent kinase F-2, coding for MPASVEPAAAVKTGLKRKRIAVGSSEQYEFEETCRLGAGAFGAVFKARHRATGQIVAVKCHSAADGDLTMVFREARFHEEACCGGANPFAVSFHGVVRDPGTWKRYLVMECMETSLHDLLHQRPRGSPPLPEATVRAAMWQLLTGTKKMHEACIIHRDIKLQNILVGEGQSVVKICDFGLAMSTDEWLPYEPVGTLWYQAPEMLLGKPDYDTKVDVWSLGCVMAELVNNGRPLFQGSHDDGQLCAIFDVLGVPDDSTWPWFSSTPFATEVMPELDMQRNNHLRDLFPETKLSTEGFQVLSGLLTCNPNRRLTAAAALNHPWFAKVDDLELPKKKEKLESMLPKGHKRRRLRAVYV